From the Microbacterium thalassium genome, one window contains:
- the ligD gene encoding non-homologous end-joining DNA ligase has product MVSERVTLTVPGPEGDREVGLSSPNRVLWPELGITKRELAEYFIAVAGAFLAANGDRPVSLERFPDGIDGDSFFSKNPPKGAPGFVETVTVRYNSGRRHPQIVLTEPAAIVWAAQMNTVVFHPWASRTANTDNPVELRIDLDPQPGTDFSDAAAVAPALRDVLAEAGLTAFLKTSGSRGIHVFCPIEPAHEFLDVRHAVIAAGRELERRMPDRVTTNWWKEERGERIFVDFNQANRDRTMAGAYSPRALPGATVATPITWDELADADPAAFTVRTVPQRLADIGDPWADMSASPGRIDTLLEWWQRDLDAGLGELPFPPEFPKMPGEPPRVQPSRARRADD; this is encoded by the coding sequence ATGGTCTCTGAGCGCGTCACCCTCACCGTCCCGGGCCCCGAGGGCGATCGCGAGGTCGGGCTGTCGAGCCCGAACCGCGTGCTGTGGCCAGAGCTCGGCATCACCAAGCGTGAGCTCGCCGAGTACTTCATCGCGGTCGCGGGCGCCTTTCTGGCCGCCAACGGCGACCGGCCGGTGTCCCTCGAGCGCTTCCCCGACGGCATCGACGGTGACAGCTTCTTCTCGAAGAACCCGCCCAAGGGAGCGCCGGGGTTCGTCGAGACCGTCACGGTGCGGTACAACAGCGGCCGGCGGCATCCGCAGATCGTCCTCACCGAGCCGGCCGCCATCGTGTGGGCGGCGCAGATGAACACCGTCGTGTTCCACCCGTGGGCCTCCCGTACCGCGAACACCGACAATCCCGTCGAGCTGCGGATCGACCTGGATCCCCAGCCCGGGACGGACTTCTCGGATGCCGCGGCCGTCGCGCCGGCGCTGCGCGACGTCCTCGCCGAGGCCGGGCTGACGGCGTTCCTGAAGACGAGCGGCAGTCGCGGCATCCACGTGTTCTGCCCCATCGAGCCCGCGCACGAGTTCCTCGACGTCCGTCACGCCGTCATCGCCGCCGGCCGCGAGCTCGAGCGCCGCATGCCCGACAGGGTCACGACGAACTGGTGGAAGGAAGAGCGCGGCGAGCGCATCTTCGTCGACTTCAACCAGGCCAACCGCGACCGCACGATGGCGGGCGCCTACAGTCCACGCGCGCTGCCGGGCGCGACGGTGGCGACGCCCATCACGTGGGACGAGCTGGCGGATGCCGACCCCGCCGCGTTCACGGTGCGCACCGTGCCGCAGCGCCTCGCCGACATCGGCGACCCGTGGGCCGACATGTCCGCGTCCCCGGGCCGCATCGACACCCTGCTGGAGTGGTGGCAGCGCGACCTCGATGCGGGGCTCGGCGAGCTGCCGTTCCCGCCCGAATTCCCAAAGATGCCCGGGGAGCCGCCCCGCGTGCAGCCGAGCAGAGCGAGGAGAGCAGATGACTGA
- a CDS encoding ATP-dependent helicase, with translation MTDASSPLIVGGDRGPQPGAVRPDEDLLAGLNPPQREAVTYRGQALLIVAGAGSGKTSVLTRRVASLLRTKDAWPSQILAITFTNKAAGEMRERVAQLIGDRAQGMWISTFHSACVRILRREAEQFGFTKSFTIYDSGDSRALIKRLVKEHEADAFGLTPAATQSRISKLKNELTDAESYARDANMNDPAERVFAGVFADYQRELQRANAFDFDDLIAQTVYLFRAFPKVADVYRRRFRHILVDEYQDTNHAQYALIRELTKPVGADAEPISGGGGMMIFEPEPEPDAGDAASLTVVGDSDQSIYAFRGADIRNITEFERDFPGAKVVLLEQNYRSTQNILSAANAVIGNNFDRKDKKLWTDVGAGEKIVGFTGYSQHDEAQFVADEVETLRKAGVDYSQMAVFYRTNSQSRALEEIFIRSAVPYKIMGGTKFYERAEIKDALAYLIAVSNPADEMAMRRIINRPRRGIGDVTIETISRYAEQEQITFRDALANSSALGVGPKIQKAIAHLDAVLAEASELMLPASGELVPPTAVAEGLHLLLNKSGYNDALRASRDPQDEARLENLDELVAVTREFARNNPEGTLVDFLAEVALVSDADDLDDASGTVSLMTMHTAKGLEYDSVFVTGVEEDLIPHRISAGEPGGPQEERRLFYVGLTRARKRLYLSLAMTRAQFGEISVAMPSRFLQEIPAELVDWRQSPGDVNSRGGTQSRALNARRGGPGGGKRYGDDLVPLARREPSANMNKFANRIPAKVRDNGDMQLAPGDRIRHEDFGEGRVDAVTGEGAKRVAHVRFETAGAKKLLIKIAPIEKL, from the coding sequence ATGACCGACGCTTCTTCGCCCCTCATCGTCGGCGGCGACCGCGGGCCCCAGCCGGGTGCCGTGCGACCCGACGAAGACCTCCTCGCCGGCCTCAACCCTCCGCAGCGCGAGGCCGTGACCTATCGCGGCCAGGCGCTGCTGATCGTCGCGGGCGCAGGCTCCGGCAAGACCAGCGTCCTCACGCGCCGCGTCGCGTCGCTGCTGCGGACGAAGGACGCCTGGCCCAGCCAGATCCTCGCGATCACCTTCACGAACAAGGCCGCCGGCGAGATGCGCGAGCGCGTCGCGCAGCTCATCGGCGACCGGGCGCAGGGCATGTGGATCTCGACCTTCCACTCCGCGTGCGTGCGGATCCTGCGGCGCGAGGCCGAGCAGTTCGGCTTCACGAAGTCGTTCACCATCTACGACTCCGGCGACTCGCGCGCGCTCATCAAGCGGCTCGTGAAGGAGCACGAGGCGGATGCCTTCGGCCTCACGCCCGCCGCGACGCAGAGCCGCATCTCGAAGCTCAAGAACGAGTTGACGGATGCCGAGTCCTACGCGCGGGACGCGAACATGAACGACCCCGCCGAGCGCGTGTTCGCGGGCGTCTTCGCCGACTACCAGCGCGAGCTGCAGCGGGCGAACGCGTTCGACTTCGACGACCTCATCGCTCAGACGGTGTACCTGTTCCGGGCGTTCCCGAAGGTCGCCGACGTCTACCGGCGCCGATTCCGCCACATCCTCGTCGACGAGTACCAGGACACCAACCACGCCCAGTACGCGCTGATCCGCGAGCTCACCAAGCCGGTCGGGGCGGATGCCGAGCCGATCTCGGGCGGCGGCGGAATGATGATCTTCGAGCCCGAGCCCGAGCCGGATGCCGGCGATGCGGCGTCACTGACCGTCGTGGGCGATTCGGACCAGTCGATCTACGCCTTCCGCGGCGCCGACATCCGCAACATCACCGAGTTCGAGCGCGACTTCCCCGGCGCGAAGGTCGTGCTCCTCGAGCAGAACTACCGGTCCACGCAGAACATCCTGTCGGCTGCCAACGCCGTCATCGGCAACAACTTCGACCGCAAGGACAAGAAGCTGTGGACCGACGTGGGCGCGGGCGAGAAGATCGTCGGCTTCACCGGCTACTCGCAGCACGACGAGGCCCAGTTCGTCGCGGACGAGGTCGAGACGCTTCGCAAGGCGGGCGTCGACTACAGCCAGATGGCCGTGTTCTACCGCACGAACTCGCAGTCGCGTGCGCTGGAGGAGATCTTCATCCGCTCGGCGGTGCCGTACAAGATCATGGGCGGCACGAAGTTCTACGAGCGCGCCGAGATCAAGGACGCCCTCGCCTACCTCATCGCGGTGTCGAATCCGGCCGACGAGATGGCGATGCGCCGCATCATCAACCGCCCGCGCCGCGGCATCGGCGACGTCACGATCGAGACGATCTCGCGGTACGCCGAGCAGGAGCAGATCACGTTCCGCGATGCGCTGGCGAACTCCTCAGCGCTGGGCGTCGGCCCCAAGATCCAGAAGGCCATCGCGCACCTGGACGCCGTGCTGGCCGAGGCGAGCGAGCTGATGCTCCCGGCCTCGGGCGAACTGGTCCCGCCGACGGCCGTCGCCGAGGGGTTGCATCTGCTCTTGAACAAGTCCGGCTACAACGACGCGCTGCGTGCCAGCAGGGATCCGCAGGACGAGGCGCGGCTCGAGAACCTCGACGAGCTCGTCGCCGTGACGCGCGAGTTCGCACGCAACAACCCCGAGGGGACGCTCGTCGACTTCCTCGCCGAGGTCGCGCTGGTGTCGGATGCCGACGACCTCGACGACGCGTCGGGCACGGTGTCGCTCATGACGATGCACACCGCCAAGGGCCTCGAGTACGACTCGGTGTTCGTCACCGGCGTCGAGGAGGACCTCATCCCGCATCGCATCTCGGCGGGGGAGCCGGGCGGTCCGCAGGAGGAGCGGCGTCTGTTCTACGTGGGACTCACACGCGCGCGCAAGCGCCTGTATCTGTCGCTGGCCATGACCCGCGCGCAGTTCGGCGAGATCTCGGTGGCGATGCCGAGCCGGTTCCTGCAGGAGATCCCGGCCGAGCTGGTGGACTGGCGGCAATCGCCGGGCGACGTCAACTCGCGCGGCGGCACGCAGTCGCGTGCGCTGAACGCGCGCCGCGGCGGCCCGGGCGGCGGCAAGCGCTACGGCGACGACCTCGTGCCGCTGGCCCGCCGCGAGCCGAGCGCGAACATGAACAAGTTCGCAAACCGCATTCCGGCCAAGGTGCGCGACAACGGCGACATGCAGCTCGCGCCCGGCGACCGCATCCGCCACGAGGACTTCGGCGAGGGCCGTGTGGACGCCGTGACCGGCGAGGGCGCCAAGCGCGTCGCTCATGTGCGGTTCGAGACGGCCGGTGCGAAGAAGCTGCTGATCAAGATCGCCCCCATCGAGAAGCTCTGA
- a CDS encoding TetR/AcrR family transcriptional regulator codes for MDEKSFGTRSKRQPADETRRKMLDAAVRQVKEQGLELDFANLNLEEFIRVAGVPRSTVFRIWPDRRAFVADLISALFESNPEMGQGFDEETFRIVEQVIADNADDLRTPEGRVKLIAEAARIGGARNLAAVSHSRPWAIQRSILSAAMSGADAVADDAVREALLALEERFRSRMEQMYATWAELFQRRMVPGITPRDIAICSAALVEGIVERRVFSDPLPPRTLAVGGGEPQEWEIGAFALFAIFITFTEET; via the coding sequence ATGGACGAAAAGTCGTTCGGGACGCGGAGCAAGCGTCAGCCTGCCGACGAGACACGTCGGAAGATGCTCGATGCCGCCGTGCGTCAGGTGAAGGAGCAGGGTCTCGAACTCGACTTCGCCAATCTCAACCTCGAGGAGTTCATCCGTGTGGCGGGCGTGCCCCGCAGCACGGTGTTCCGCATCTGGCCGGACCGGCGCGCCTTCGTCGCCGACCTGATCAGCGCCCTGTTCGAATCCAACCCCGAGATGGGGCAGGGGTTCGACGAGGAGACGTTCCGCATCGTCGAGCAGGTGATCGCCGACAACGCCGATGATCTGCGCACGCCCGAGGGGCGCGTGAAGCTCATCGCCGAGGCCGCTCGCATCGGGGGCGCGCGCAATCTCGCGGCCGTGTCGCACTCGCGGCCCTGGGCGATCCAGCGCAGCATCCTGTCGGCGGCGATGAGCGGGGCCGATGCGGTCGCCGACGACGCGGTCCGCGAGGCCCTGCTGGCCCTCGAGGAGCGTTTCCGCTCGCGCATGGAGCAGATGTACGCCACGTGGGCCGAGCTGTTCCAGCGCCGCATGGTGCCCGGCATCACCCCGCGCGACATCGCGATCTGCAGTGCCGCGCTGGTCGAGGGCATCGTCGAGCGTCGGGTGTTCTCCGACCCGCTGCCACCCCGCACGCTCGCGGTGGGCGGCGGCGAGCCGCAGGAGTGGGAGATCGGAGCCTTCGCGCTCTTCGCCATCTTCATCACCTTCACCGAGGAGACCTGA
- a CDS encoding YccF domain-containing protein, with protein sequence MRILLNIIWFVLAGFWMFLGYMLAGVLLLIPIITIPWAIASFRNGVYALWPFGRTIIDKPGAGVGSFLGNVIWVILAGWWLALEHILTGILLCITIIGIPLGIASFKMVPISLMPLGKEIVPTDDPRAVMA encoded by the coding sequence GTGCGCATCCTCCTCAACATCATCTGGTTCGTGCTGGCGGGCTTCTGGATGTTCCTCGGCTACATGCTCGCGGGCGTCCTGCTGCTGATCCCGATCATCACGATCCCGTGGGCGATCGCGTCCTTCCGCAACGGCGTCTACGCGCTGTGGCCGTTCGGCCGCACGATCATCGACAAGCCGGGCGCGGGTGTCGGCTCGTTCCTCGGCAACGTCATCTGGGTGATCCTGGCCGGCTGGTGGCTCGCGCTCGAGCACATCCTCACCGGCATCCTGCTGTGCATCACGATCATCGGCATCCCGCTCGGCATCGCCAGCTTCAAGATGGTGCCGATCTCGCTCATGCCCCTCGGCAAGGAGATCGTCCCGACCGACGACCCCCGCGCCGTCATGGCCTGA
- a CDS encoding ATP-dependent DNA ligase: protein MPYEIPAPMLAKAVPAVPDAAKHPGGLSFEPKWDGFRALVSWDGERVDIGSRGAKPLTRYFPELVEAFARLLPEPCLIDGEIVVPTGDPGSQRLDWEALTQRIHPAESRVNMLAETTPAMLIAFDLLARGDRDLQGEPFAVRRAELVDLLGGVPHPVHVTRTTEDPDLARRWLDEFEGAGLDGVVAKPLDRSYEPNKRSQFKIKHARTADVVALGYRIHKSGRGLGSLLVGLYTDGGELVNVGGVAAFTDKRRLELIDELAPLVERDADGGAATGETDRSRFSGSKDVSFVRLRPEKVLEVRYDQLEGWRFRHTVQFERWRPDRDARSCTYDQLETVSAYDLGDVLDS, encoded by the coding sequence ATGCCGTACGAGATCCCCGCGCCGATGCTCGCCAAGGCCGTGCCGGCGGTGCCCGATGCCGCGAAGCACCCCGGCGGGCTCAGCTTCGAGCCGAAGTGGGACGGCTTCCGCGCGCTGGTGTCGTGGGACGGCGAGCGCGTCGACATCGGCAGCCGCGGCGCGAAGCCGCTGACCCGGTACTTCCCCGAGCTCGTCGAGGCGTTCGCGCGACTGCTCCCCGAACCCTGCCTCATCGACGGCGAGATCGTCGTGCCCACCGGGGACCCCGGATCGCAGCGCCTGGACTGGGAGGCCCTGACGCAGCGCATCCACCCGGCCGAGTCGCGCGTGAACATGCTCGCCGAGACGACACCGGCGATGCTGATCGCGTTCGACCTCCTCGCCCGCGGCGACCGTGACCTGCAGGGCGAGCCGTTCGCCGTGCGGCGCGCGGAGCTCGTCGACCTGCTCGGCGGCGTGCCGCATCCGGTCCACGTCACCCGCACCACCGAGGATCCCGACCTCGCGCGCCGCTGGCTCGACGAGTTCGAGGGCGCGGGGCTCGACGGTGTGGTGGCCAAGCCCCTCGACCGGTCGTACGAGCCGAACAAGCGGTCCCAGTTCAAGATCAAGCACGCGCGCACCGCCGACGTGGTGGCCCTCGGCTACCGCATCCACAAGTCCGGACGCGGACTCGGGTCGCTGCTGGTCGGCCTCTACACCGACGGCGGCGAGCTGGTGAACGTCGGCGGCGTCGCAGCGTTCACCGACAAGCGGCGCCTCGAGCTGATCGACGAGCTGGCGCCGCTCGTGGAGCGGGATGCCGACGGCGGGGCGGCGACGGGCGAGACCGATCGATCGCGCTTCAGCGGGTCGAAGGACGTCTCGTTCGTGCGGCTGCGTCCCGAGAAGGTGCTCGAGGTGCGCTACGACCAGCTCGAAGGGTGGCGGTTCCGCCATACGGTGCAGTTCGAGCGGTGGCGTCCCGATCGCGACGCGCGCTCCTGCACGTACGATCAGCTCGAGACCGTGTCGGCCTACGACCTGGGAGACGTCCTGGATTCATGA
- a CDS encoding SseB family protein, giving the protein MAIFSRGKRTRDDDTTAEAAQPAAEATEAAAAAESAGDESVPHVGISVSTFGQAASAPQVATPGTSTQPRSQTNETAPAQTETIPGLRDNVVLRAALAALPEKPDSIDLLNVARQLMQGHVFLRVKGDARALISEGKDLPLAVATLRGKRFALAYSSGAALQASVRQDGDAQTSAMGQPVLAVIRHVLAGTYDGLILDHASAPARAVLPRPLLEKMVEAYDEQLTIKQALAAERTPQTAAQVADALTKVKLWVAVNRAAEGGPVGVAESRTKSGERFLEVYSHPLEVVAGGRSDQAAPITAAQLAKALHGDDGLTGVIVDPRGPWIRLRRDDLTQLLALTD; this is encoded by the coding sequence ATGGCGATCTTCTCCCGTGGAAAGCGCACGCGCGACGACGACACGACCGCTGAGGCTGCTCAGCCCGCGGCCGAGGCGACCGAAGCCGCAGCCGCGGCGGAGAGCGCCGGCGATGAATCGGTGCCGCACGTCGGCATCTCGGTCTCGACCTTCGGACAGGCAGCCTCCGCGCCGCAGGTCGCGACGCCGGGGACGAGCACGCAGCCGCGATCGCAGACCAACGAGACCGCGCCGGCGCAGACCGAGACCATCCCGGGGCTGCGCGACAACGTCGTGCTCCGCGCGGCGCTGGCAGCGCTGCCCGAGAAGCCCGACTCGATCGATCTTCTCAACGTCGCGCGCCAGCTGATGCAGGGGCATGTCTTCCTGCGCGTGAAGGGCGACGCCCGCGCGCTCATCTCCGAGGGCAAGGACCTGCCGCTGGCCGTGGCCACGCTGCGCGGCAAGCGCTTCGCGCTCGCGTACAGCAGCGGCGCCGCGCTGCAGGCCAGTGTCCGCCAGGACGGCGATGCGCAGACATCGGCGATGGGCCAGCCGGTCCTCGCCGTGATCCGCCACGTCCTCGCCGGAACCTACGACGGGCTCATCCTCGACCACGCCTCGGCGCCGGCGCGAGCCGTGCTGCCGCGGCCGCTGCTCGAGAAGATGGTCGAGGCCTACGACGAGCAGCTCACCATCAAGCAGGCGCTGGCCGCCGAACGCACACCGCAGACAGCGGCCCAGGTCGCCGACGCGCTCACGAAGGTGAAGCTGTGGGTCGCGGTCAACCGGGCGGCCGAGGGCGGCCCGGTGGGCGTGGCCGAGTCCCGCACGAAGTCCGGGGAGCGGTTCCTCGAGGTGTACTCCCACCCGCTCGAGGTCGTCGCCGGGGGCCGCAGCGATCAGGCTGCGCCGATCACGGCGGCGCAGCTCGCGAAGGCGCTGCACGGCGACGACGGGCTCACGGGCGTGATCGTCGACCCGCGAGGGCCGTGGATCCGCCTGCGGCGCGACGATCTGACGCAGCTGCTCGCGCTCACCGACTGA
- a CDS encoding nitroreductase family deazaflavin-dependent oxidoreductase, with protein sequence MTDQPSWSDRAMAKALKTPWLMRLPIPMFKAGLGWMLGDRFVMIEHLGRTSGEPRYAVVEVMGREPNVIRVASGLGTKSQWYRNLKANGVAFLSTGKARRVPAHVRILSEEESQQALDHYAQEYPEAWKHLKSAMDYAAGGEAVIPVIEFTPPQG encoded by the coding sequence ATGACTGATCAGCCCAGCTGGTCCGACCGCGCGATGGCGAAGGCCCTGAAGACCCCCTGGCTGATGCGGCTTCCGATCCCGATGTTCAAAGCGGGACTGGGCTGGATGCTGGGTGATCGGTTCGTGATGATCGAGCACCTGGGGCGCACCTCCGGCGAGCCGCGCTACGCCGTCGTCGAGGTGATGGGGCGCGAGCCGAACGTCATCCGCGTCGCGTCGGGTCTCGGCACGAAGTCGCAGTGGTACCGCAACCTCAAGGCCAACGGCGTGGCGTTCCTCAGCACCGGAAAGGCGCGGCGCGTGCCGGCGCACGTGCGCATCCTCTCGGAGGAGGAGTCGCAGCAGGCCCTGGACCACTACGCGCAGGAGTATCCCGAAGCGTGGAAGCACCTCAAGAGCGCGATGGACTACGCCGCGGGCGGTGAGGCGGTCATCCCCGTCATCGAGTTCACGCCGCCGCAGGGCTGA
- a CDS encoding alpha/beta fold hydrolase translates to MSVTTRRMQDLTVHDHTLTVPLVWGDPADTRTIDIHAAVVSRDGGESLPLLVFLQGGPGHEAPRPFHSPVGPSWLDAALEHYRVVMLDQRGTGLSTPVGDADLERGTDALVEYLTHLRADAIVRDCEAVREHLGAATWSVLGQSFGGFTTLAYLTTDAASLEHVFITGGLSAVGRHPDDVYALTYDKMRDASERYYRRFPGHRDAMRRVIDLAVDGELILPTGEVASVSRVRSLGFLLGSNDGWQTLWGLLERDPSSNAFRHDFAAAMGYDVRNPLYYVLHESSYADGHATGWSAERTEPADFVDDLTLLTGEHVRREWLETVPGLRRWRDVALALADHEWPMLYDAGAIAASGARGAAAVYVHDVYVPLEFSLETARLLPGVTPWITSEHEHNGLRAGSVLPHLIDLAHGRRVR, encoded by the coding sequence ATGTCCGTGACGACGCGCCGCATGCAGGACCTCACCGTCCACGACCACACGCTCACCGTCCCGCTGGTGTGGGGCGACCCCGCCGACACCCGCACGATCGACATCCACGCCGCGGTCGTCAGCCGCGACGGCGGCGAGAGCCTGCCCCTCCTGGTGTTCCTGCAGGGCGGACCCGGGCACGAGGCGCCGCGCCCGTTCCACTCCCCCGTCGGCCCCTCGTGGCTCGACGCGGCGCTGGAGCACTACCGCGTCGTCATGCTCGATCAGCGCGGCACCGGCCTGTCGACACCCGTGGGCGACGCCGACCTCGAGCGCGGCACCGACGCGCTCGTCGAATACCTCACGCACCTGCGCGCCGACGCGATCGTGCGCGACTGCGAGGCGGTGCGCGAGCACCTGGGCGCCGCCACCTGGAGCGTGCTGGGCCAGTCGTTCGGCGGCTTCACGACGCTTGCGTACCTGACGACGGATGCCGCCTCGCTCGAGCACGTCTTCATCACGGGGGGCCTCAGCGCTGTGGGCCGGCACCCCGACGACGTCTACGCCCTCACCTACGACAAGATGCGCGACGCCTCGGAGCGCTACTACCGCCGGTTCCCCGGCCACCGCGACGCGATGCGCCGCGTCATCGACCTCGCCGTCGACGGCGAGCTGATCCTGCCCACCGGCGAGGTCGCGTCGGTGTCGCGCGTGCGGTCGCTCGGCTTCCTGCTGGGGTCGAACGACGGCTGGCAGACGCTGTGGGGGCTGCTCGAGCGCGATCCGTCGTCGAACGCCTTCCGCCATGACTTCGCCGCCGCGATGGGCTACGACGTGCGCAATCCGCTCTACTACGTGCTCCACGAGTCCAGTTACGCCGACGGCCATGCGACGGGCTGGTCGGCCGAGCGCACCGAGCCCGCCGACTTCGTCGACGACCTCACGCTCCTGACCGGCGAGCACGTGCGGCGGGAATGGCTCGAGACGGTTCCCGGCCTCCGCCGCTGGCGCGACGTCGCGCTGGCACTCGCCGACCACGAGTGGCCGATGCTCTACGACGCCGGCGCGATCGCGGCCTCGGGGGCGCGCGGCGCCGCCGCGGTGTACGTCCACGACGTCTACGTGCCGCTGGAGTTCTCGCTCGAGACGGCGCGGCTGCTCCCCGGCGTCACGCCGTGGATCACGAGCGAGCACGAGCACAACGGCCTCCGCGCCGGCAGCGTGCTGCCGCACCTCATCGACCTCGCGCACGGCCGCCGCGTGCGCTGA
- a CDS encoding threonine/serine exporter family protein → MSDDEHEGTSELHLEPVRFIARVDAVLRLGAMMLGAGASSARVRAVMSRTAVALGIDRLDIRVGMTEIVVTARRAGLYRTRVAEVRPAVDAMKITALKRLSHDVTTETTVEQLQQRLDDIAAAGPRYPLLVRALAAGAACAAFAVLLNGGWADAVAVGVAATLGQLIRMMLMRSGLNEFLVVFLAAVASLVSFLGGTALLDLLGAPSSAHDTVLTAAVLFLVPGFPLVTGALDLARLDLAAGINRVVYAALVLLATGTAVWSVAAIVRASATATAAPLMDEPLLTAARLVAGFVGVLGFALLFSTPFAVAATAAAIGTVANAGRLLLTDAHVEAGVAAVAAALAVGLIASLVSDPLRAARVTLTVPAVLIMVPGAATYQAIAATIEGDTLAAVQQGFEAVFVVVALAAGLTVARVLTEREWNRAR, encoded by the coding sequence ATGAGCGACGACGAGCACGAGGGCACCTCGGAACTGCACCTCGAACCGGTCCGCTTCATCGCCCGGGTCGACGCCGTGCTCCGCCTCGGCGCCATGATGCTGGGAGCCGGCGCGTCGTCGGCTCGCGTGCGTGCCGTCATGTCGCGCACAGCCGTCGCGCTCGGCATCGACCGGCTCGACATCCGCGTGGGCATGACCGAGATCGTCGTCACCGCCCGGCGCGCGGGGCTGTACCGGACCCGCGTCGCCGAGGTGCGGCCGGCCGTCGACGCGATGAAGATCACCGCCCTCAAGCGGCTGTCGCACGACGTCACCACCGAGACGACCGTCGAGCAGCTGCAGCAGCGCCTGGACGACATTGCGGCCGCCGGACCCCGGTACCCCCTGCTGGTCCGCGCCCTCGCCGCCGGCGCCGCGTGCGCGGCGTTCGCCGTGCTGCTCAACGGCGGCTGGGCCGACGCCGTCGCCGTCGGCGTCGCGGCCACGCTCGGTCAGCTGATCCGCATGATGCTGATGCGCAGCGGACTGAACGAGTTCCTCGTGGTCTTCCTCGCCGCGGTGGCGTCGCTGGTGTCGTTCCTCGGCGGCACGGCCCTGCTCGACCTGCTCGGCGCGCCGTCGAGCGCCCACGACACGGTGCTCACCGCGGCGGTGCTGTTCCTCGTCCCCGGCTTCCCGCTCGTCACCGGAGCCCTCGACCTCGCACGGCTCGATCTCGCCGCGGGGATCAACCGCGTCGTCTATGCGGCGCTCGTGCTGCTGGCGACCGGCACGGCGGTGTGGTCGGTCGCGGCGATCGTGCGTGCGAGCGCCACCGCCACGGCCGCACCGCTGATGGACGAGCCGCTGCTCACGGCGGCGCGACTGGTCGCCGGGTTCGTCGGCGTCCTCGGATTCGCACTGCTGTTCTCCACGCCGTTCGCGGTGGCGGCCACGGCCGCGGCGATCGGCACGGTCGCCAACGCCGGGCGCCTGCTGCTCACCGACGCGCACGTCGAGGCCGGCGTCGCCGCCGTCGCGGCGGCTCTCGCGGTGGGCCTCATCGCCTCGCTGGTCTCGGATCCGCTGCGGGCTGCGCGGGTCACGCTCACGGTCCCGGCCGTGCTGATCATGGTTCCCGGCGCCGCGACGTACCAGGCGATCGCCGCCACGATCGAAGGCGACACCCTCGCGGCCGTCCAGCAGGGCTTCGAGGCCGTCTTCGTGGTGGTCGCCCTCGCGGCGGGTCTGACGGTCGCCCGCGTGCTCACCGAGCGCGAGTGGAACCGCGCGCGCTGA